The following are from one region of the Rhipicephalus microplus isolate Deutch F79 chromosome 1, USDA_Rmic, whole genome shotgun sequence genome:
- the LOC142803447 gene encoding beta-1,3-galactosyltransferase brn-like produces the protein MDALAIWNPCPKLTVLVTSEPGLRAQRDAIRTTWGRRDRYSNCSHRVIFFMSAVPRSKQHYALKSEYLRTKDIVVQAKITASPEPSWSMSALLVEWVPTHVSHSSYVLRVTDDTYVNVSAVLAAVESLPSSDVTCLMYGHLSPDQTHLEDCAYMVKSKGFAQMQRSFADVAVNYSEGPLVTGRLAREAGLVLEHMDGFGSCRSRHSALTVRELLRKVDDAPATFLTVRGLSPVLMSMLHQVVTKLERLVLAGAQ, from the exons ATGGACGCGTTAGCCATCTGGAATCCCTGCCCGAAGCTCACCGTGCTCGTCACCTCGGAACCCGGACTAAGGGCGCAGCGGGATGCCATCCGCACCACCTGGGGGCGCCGGGATCGCTATTCCAACTGCAGCCACCGAGTCATCTTCTTTATGAGCGCGGTGCCCCGTTCGAAACAGCATTACGCCCTCAAG AGCGAGTACCTGCGCACCAAGGACATCGTGGTCCAGGCGAAGATTACCGCGTCACCCGAGCCGAGCTGGTCAATGTCCGCGCTGCTCGTGGAATGGGTTCCCACGCACGTGTCCCATTCGAGTTACGTGCTGCGCGTGACAGACGACACGTACGTGAATGTGTCGGCAGTGCTGGCCGCTGTGGAGAGTCTACCGTCGTCCGACGTCACTTGCCTCATGTACGGCCACTTGTCGCCTGACCAGACGCACTTGGAAGACTGCGCCTACATGGTCAAGTCCAAAGGCTTCGCGCAAATGCAAAGGTCGTTCGCCGACGTCGCAGTCAACTACAGTGAGGGGCCCCTGGTCACTGGACGGCTGGCGCGTGAGGCAGGGCTTGTGCTGGAGCACATGGACGGCTTCGGCAGCTGCAGAAGTCGGCACTCTGCCTTGACGGTGCGGGAATTGTTGCGAAAAGTCGAtgatgcacctgcaacgtttctGACGGTGCGCGGGTTGTCGCCCGTGCTGATGTCCATGCTCCACCAAGTGGTCACGAAGCTAGAACGCCTTGTTCTTGCAGGAGCGCAGTGA